One Longimicrobium sp. genomic window, AGGCGCAAGCCCTGACGTGAGGTCGGGTGCACATCCACGAAGTTTCTCAGGACCCGCCGGATCAACTGCTCGCCGTCCATGCCGGTTGAATCTCGGACCGTTTGTCCGTAAACCGGTAAGGGGCCTAGGCGTCCAACGTACGTGAGCGAACGTGTGACGCCGGTCGCGATCGGCGGCACGCAGAGCGAAGTAAGGAAGTAGGGGAGCCGCTTTGCTGCGTCGACCACTAGTTCCCGGTCACGAGCGGAAAGCTGGTTCCTCTGTTCCTCCACCACGCGTGCGTATTCAGCGTAATGCCAAAGATAGAGCGGGTGCGTTGGAGCCACGACAGCCGTCAACTCGTCATTCGGCCGGCGGAATACCACCGTGTCCAACAGGAGGATCTGTGAGATAAGATCCTGTGCGTCTGGGCCGAGTTCCTCCGAGAGCTTCGGGTACGCACTGCTCAGTCCCTTCAGGAGCGCCTGGTAGCTGTCGACCACTCCCTCGAGCTTCAATCGCGTGCTCGGCGCAATCGCCGCGGCGAGCGGGTCGACGCACAGGAGTCGGCTCAGCGATAGTGCTTCGGTTCGCTTCCTGTCGTACTCCCGGAAGAGTTCCACCACCAACGCCTCACCGATCTCCTCGACGGCGGCGAGTAGCGGTTCGATCTCGGTCCGAGTCCAATGCTTGAGGAACCGCGGCTTAGCATGGAACTGCCGAATCATCGCATCGATGTCACCCTCGCCACCTTCCAGCAGCGCACCATACGCGTCAGGGCCAATCAACTTCGCCATGAGGTTGATCACATCTCCACGCGCTTCCGCGGTGACATCACTTCCGGCAGTCGACGAAACACTCACCGGCTCCGGGCGGAGATGAGCGTCTGGGATCTGGTTCAGCCGGTCCGTAACACCCTGAACCACTTCGTCGAGCCCCTCTCGCGCTTCCGGTTCGTCGAGCAGGGCGGAGGCGACAAACGTACTCAGATCCTCACGTTCCTTCTCTTCACCCCCGCCCGGACCTCCGTCCTTCGACTCCTTCTTTTTCGCGGGCTTACGCACGTCGATCAGCGACTGTGCGCCACGGACAGAGAGGGCGGCAAGGTCCGCTCCTCCTCGGCGAAGTTGCTTCAGCTGGTGCAGCGCTTGATGCAGGTGTTCGCGCTCGGTGGGGTCTTGAACAGAGGTGAGATTCCTCGTAGCGGTCTTGCGATCCTTATCGGTGAACGACTGCAGGCGCTGAACTAGCTCTCTGTTTAACTGAAGCCGCTTCCTGAGCGCCGATTCCGACGGAGAATCGAACAATGCGGGATCGGGGAGCAGTCCGAGTCTGTGGATCTGGCGGCTTGCCTGGGTAACGGCCTCAGAGCGGTCTAATCCAACCAAGGCGAGGTAGTAGTCGGCGAGTTGACCAAATGAGATGCTGGGATCCTCTTCGAGCAGCGCCCACCATCGCCCCTGGACCTCGTTTTCCGATGCGAAGCCACCCTGCGCGCGCCGTGCGAGGAGCGACTTCAAGTCACTGGAGACGACGGCTCGGAAATCCTCAAGCGAACTGATCTTGTCTTCGGTTCCTGTCGCGACAACAACGATCAGGGCATCGAGCGCGCGTTCGTTTCTCCAACGCTCCGCCTGCTCGACCTCGGTGCTCACATGGGCTCGCTCAAACCCCGCCGCGTGGAGTACTCCTTCCGCCTCGGGGAGGAGGTACGCGAGGCGGAGTGAGATCCCCTCCTCCGCAAGTTCACGGAGGGTTGTCGCGATGGGGGCAGGGGCGAGGTGTGGGATGTCACGAACCAGAACGCCAATCCCTCCACGATGGCCGCGTATTGCCTCCGTCAGCAGTTCAGCGACAAGTTGCTCGCGCTCTGTGCTCACGCCGCAACCTCCAACCGGGTCGTCACGAGGGTGCGGCCATCCGCGTATGTCTTCGCGTAGCCGATCTCTTCCACTGCGCGTCTGAATGCTGCGACGTTCATTCGGAGTTCTTCTTCTCGGATCGAAATAGGGGTGCCGAACTGTGCCTCATTCAGGTTGTTCCGGCGGATCAGCTCATCATCAGAGGGGCGTCCAGCCACAATCCCGAAGTCATCGCGTAGCCGGTCCAGAAACTCATTGAACTCGAGCGGCTGATCTGGGACCACGGTTGCGGCAACGAGCACCTCAAGGAACTCTAGATTCAGTCCGTAGCGCTTCTGAAGCTTCCCGCCTCGCCCCTGTACGGCCCAGGGCGTCATGAAGCCGGCGCGGCGTCCCAACTCGGTCAGATACTCGATGGGATGGCATTTGACGGCTTCTAGCCCAAGGTCGAGGTAAGTCTCGACCATAGCCTCCAGATCGAAGGGTCGGCCGCTACGGTACGCTTCGTATCGTGTCCGTACTACGTCGTCCGCAAGGAGGGCTTGGGGACCCTGGGGTCTCTTTGATACTTCCCGCACGTACTCGGAGATGCGGTGATGAAGCAGACCTTCGACTGCATCGCCAGCAGCACGCACCGTCGCGCGGGAGGCATCCCGAATCGCCGGGTGGGTACCATTGAACAGGTCGAGTAGAATGGGTGGGCGTGGTGCCCCGGGACTCACCTCCGACCATCGGGAGAGCAGGTGGACATGAATGGTGAAACAGCCGAAGAGGACGAGGCGGCGCAGAGAACTCAGCTTCGAGTGCTCGGCCTCTTCGAAGTGTGCCAATCGGTCGAACGCACGTCGCAGACGCAGACGAACCGCAGACTCCAGCTCACCGCCGGCATCAGTCGAGAACAAAGAATCGGACAGCGACACTGCCCGGGCGACCTCCGGGGACGGTTGCTCCTGCCGCGGACGCGCGAGTGCGAGCATTGGCTCCGCAAGCACGGTCCACGGATCCGTCGAAGACTGTAGAAGTGATACGATCTGAGTCGCTGCTTGGCCCGGATTTCCAGCCTTCAGCAGACGGGTGAGAAACAGGCCTGCCCGCGCGTCGGAGGGGTCTTTGCTGACGAATCGCTCATTCGAGAGCGTATACGACGATTTATCAGGATCTTCGAACGCTGCGTCATCCGCACCGTAAGATCCAAGGGCCAGCGTTCGGAGGTCAGCCAGTGCCGCGAGATCAGGCGCCGCCCCGGTGGCTGTCTCGAACGCCTCACCGTACGCAGCGATGATGTCCGAGTGCGGATTGCGTTCTTCCAGCACATTCAGTCGCTGGTTTTTGACCCATCGCCGCAGCATCCGGGCGAGTGCAGATGTCTCGTACGATCGCTCGGTCAGGGTGCGCGCGAATCCATTCGCGATGTGCACCGGCTTCACCGATTTATTCGTCGGCTGGCAACCAACGTCGGCATTGTAGATCTGGACGACCAGATCCTTGGGAGAGAGGACGGTCACAGGCGATACCGGGGAGGCTCGTGCTGGATTTCGAATCGGCGTTCAAGACCCGCGGCGACATTCCGTACGCGGAGATCCTCAACTGCAGAAGCATCAGTCGCGAGTTGGTGTAGGCGGTCGATGAAGCGCGTAACCTTCCGCGTGGCGCTCCCTGACCAGGACGCTCGACTGAGTCCGCGCTCCGCATCTCGGAGCGTGAGGTACAGAGTACGGTCGACGACGAGGTGCGCGACTTCGCGCCGGTTCACTGGGTCGTCGGCGACCGCGACGAGCGCAAAGGAACGAACCATCCGCTGGTCCGCGGGCAACCACTCCCCAACCCACTCAGCGTAACGAACTGACTCAATCCTGAAGTATCGGTGCCCAATCCGATGGAGCGCGACGAAAGTATCCGGTGGCCGCACATCGAATCGGTGGCTTTGCCAAAGCACCAGATCGTCGCGGTCCGTTTCTGCACCCTCTGGATCAAAGAAATGGTTGAGTCCGAGGATCAGGTCACGGACGATCGCCTGGTTGTTGCTCTCCCCCTTTTCCACCAGCTGGTCGAACTCAACCTCATCGGCGGGGACCAGGAGGAGGAGGTCTATCCCACGCTCGTGCTCGAAGAAGAAGCGGCGCTTCAGCGCGGTGTATGCTGCCTCACGCTCATCTGGATGGAACTGCTGCGGCGCTGCCGGTGGACTCGATGGATCAAGCCATCCTGACGGATCTGACGTCCCACGCCAGAGGTCGAAATCATGTTCGGGGTGCGTGAGACGGGCAGGGTCGAAGGTTGCCTTGATCTGCTCGAACAGCCGCCCCTCGCCCCCCTCAAACGCAAGACTTGTGTAGTGGAATCGCCCCGACCCCTGGCTGGCAAGACGTTCCACCACCGACTGCCCTCCGGTAATCAGATAGGCCAGAAAGCCCATCAGGTGCCGCATCGAGACGTGCGGCGTCCGTTTCGCAACGAGATCGAGCATATGGATCAGACGCTCCTGGACCCGCGGCTCCCGCAGCGCGGCGCGGTTTCGGAGTGCTGGGTCGTCAGCCGGAAGATCGGAGTAGAACCGCTCCTGCGTGAGTCTTTCCAACGCCTGCCGGATGACGGCAGGGGAGAGCAGATTACGAAGATTTAGGTCTACCACGACCACATCCTGCTCCGGTCCGCGCGGTTCAGGCCCGGTGTAACGCACCGCCTCCTGAACTTGGCGTACCGCTTCATCCACGGCCAGGAAGCCGATCTCGAGTGCCTGCCGGCGAAGTACGAACAGGGGCCATTCATTGATCGCGAGCACGAAGGGCCGCCCCTCATTCGCGCATGTACGCCAAGCGTGAAGAACCTCCGAATCGGAGAGCGCGTTGGCATCCGTGAGCACGACGGCCCCGAGTTGCTCAAGGCGTGTGCGAACTCGTTCGATCAGGTGGGTCTTCCCATCCCCCGGATTTCCCGTGACGATGACCTGCTTCCCACGTCCGACCTGGTGCACCAAGTAGTCCTCAAGGCCGAGGTCTACGTTGATCCAGTCGAGTTCTTCTGGCGTGAGGCGATCTGCGTAGCTGTTTGCACTTCGGTATAGTTTTTCGATGAAGACGAGCGGCGTATCACGGTTGACGAACTGGCCTGTGGCCGCGAGAGGCCCTAGAAGGAGAGGAACGTGGGCGTTGCGCCGTGCCTCGTTCTCAGCCGCCTCAACGTCATGGCTGATGCGGATTGGATCACGTCCGAGTTCTCGCAGCCGCTGCATGGTTTCAGGGCGCGTTGCACGCGGCCTGAACCAACGGTCGCGCCATGCACGTGCGACTTTCGGTGCTACGCGGGATGGATCGTCTTCGAGAAAATACTCCGGCGAGTCATCGAGGCCGAGTAGCACGTCATCCGTATTGCGAGCGAGCTTGACGGCGAACAGCAGTCGCGGAGAATGGTGCCGGAGGAACACGTCAGACGGGAGCCCCAAAACCTCCATCCCGTTACGGATCGTGCGCAGCTTCGGGCTGATCCCCTCACCGAACAGGTGGTTCACCGATCGGCGCGCCGTGCTCAAAGTCGCCACTTGGCGGAGGCTCTCAGCGGTATCGGGTGCGATATGGACAGTGCCGAAGCTGTCCGTCATCCCGATCTGTTCGTATTCAACCCAGCCGCCTCGGGGATCGTCCGTTGGGATCTTGATCCGGTTGTATTGACTACTCCCAACCGAGTACAGGCTCGAGGTCGTGAGCAGCACCAGATCCGGGTCCCGGTACACGGGTGCGGCTTTCATCGCGGACGCGATAAGGCTCGCCCGCCCGGAGTACCGAGCTCGAAAATCTGAGACAACCTTCGGGCTGGCGAGCAACATGGCGACGAGTTTGCCCCCAAGCACAACCCCGTAAGGCGCTACTGCCCCGCAGGTGATCACCTCCATCACGTTCTCTGCGATCGCCCTGACCTTGATCTGCCGGATCGCCACATCGGCAGCCTGTTTCCCCTCGTCGCGGGCCAAAAGCTGGAGCAGAGCGTCACTGTTGCGAGTGACGTCATACTTCTGCAGGACGATCAGCGCACGGATGAGCGTCGCCAGAATCCCAGCGCGCTTCTTCGTGTAAAGGTCGGTCTTGGCAAGGGCTACCCAATCCACTGCGTCAATCTTCCCCGCTTCAAGGGCAGTGTGCGCGTCCCGGATGAAGTGGTACTCCGCAGTCCGTTCATCACGCGCACGTTCCTGAGCGCGTTGTTGCCGAGCAGCGGCTTCCTGTTCGATCTCCCGCAGCCGTTCTACCACTTCCGCGGTGTGACGGAGTTCCGGCACCAGATCCGCGTGGTAGACGTCATTGATGGCGCTGTGAAGGGTATCCACGATCCGGTGTGCGAGGACCGTACGTTCACGCGCATCCGCCTTGGCCAACCGCCGCCGGAGAGACGCCACACTCCACCCGAGAGCCTCGTCGCGCTGAGCGAGACCGAGCACGGCGTTTCCGAGCGCCGCTATCCCGATGATAGGCTGGTTTTCGGACGCGGCGTCGCGCACCAGATAGTACATGTTACGCCCGGGCGTACTCTGATACGGGATTGACCAGAGGTGTCGCGCGTAGCGCCAGACGTCTTGGAGACGGATCCCAGTGTTCTCGTCGACCGCAGTCGGCGTCACCTCCTGAAGGAGGGGGTTGATCGTGTCGTCGAGGTTGCCCGTTTGATGTGCGAGTTCTAGCCGCTCAGCGAGGTCCGCTCCCGTTTCGAACAGGGTGCTGATCCCACGCCGCTCCATATCGCGGATGAAACGTGCCGTGGCAGGGTCTGCAAGTTGTGCCTGCCTGGCGAAGTTGAAAGAGTGGCGAACCGCTGTCTTTGCCCGGGAGGGATCGATCCCAGGCACAGCAACTTCAGGGGGAAGCAAGTACACGCCTTCCTCGTCCACGTCGGCGTGCCATCCCTGCAGGATCAGGTCACGGAGCAGGCGGAGGGCGGTCCCATAGGCGACTGTGGGAAGCAAGGCCTCCGATGGAATTCCTTCTCCATACAGCAGTTTCTGGCGCCGGTTCGCGTCCTCGATTGCACGTTCGATCGGCTCTAGCGGATCGCCCGCAGCCACGCCGGAGAGCGCTGAGACGACTTCGATGATGCTTTGTTGGTGACCAACATTCAAGGAAGGACGGAAGCGCCGAACTTCGACGCTCAGCCGGTCGGGAGCCGTGGGCATTCGCGATTGATCAGGAGAACTGTTCGTGCGCAGACCGAAACCTGTGTGCGCCGAGAAGATGACAGGATAACTCGTGAACCCAGATTAGGCGAGAACGGGTGATTGAGTGAGGCGGTGAGGCCGTGACCCGCCTCCCGTTCTGCCGCCGTAGGAAGCGATCCACAAGGATACGCAGTGCTGGTCCGAACGGGCTGCTTCAAGACGATTGTGCATGAATTACGCATGGTGCTCCGCCTGGCCGATACCCGAATCACGGACCCATCGGCGGTAATCTTTCGTAGTCGCACCGTGCACTCCACGGGAGCATACCCGGCGCACAGCCAGGGCGATGTGAATACCAGCCGCACCTACTCGGTGTTCGCCCAATGCTGGCGCGTGATCAGATGGCTACACCTGTACGCGAACAGCCTGACTCGCCACTGAGTCCTCACCGGGGGTGCGCCTCGGGTTGGTCCTGAGCCCAGCGTGGATTTAACGAACTGCCGGCTTTGAGACGGAGCAGGATAGGCCCCCGTTCAGTGGCGTTGAGGGCGCGCTTAACTTCCGAATGCTGCGCCGGCGAGCACAATTTTCGATTCGTCACTATCCGACGGAGCAGCATGAGGTCCGCGGCGCGGATGTTTGCGTCGGCAAACCGCCAGAGGGAGTGCCGTAGGTCCGGGTTGCCTCGAAGCAGTGCATGCGCGAGTGGAACCCGGCTCCGCCAGTGCGAAGCGCTGTGAGTTGCAGGTGGACCCGCAGATTACCTTATATGAGCGTCACCTTTCCCGTACGCACCGGGGTCGAGCAGACGCAACCGATTGCTAGCCTCCACCGGAACTCACGTATTCAGTCCCGTATCATGGTGAACGTGGCGCAGGGGTGGTGAGTACGTGTTGATCATTCGTGCCGACTGCGCCTATGATGATGGCTAGCATATGATGATCGCAGGGGCGGGGAGACCTACGGCCGCAGGTAGCGCTGTGCAGTACAACCCAAATCCGGCCGAGATGAACTCTATGGGTTTACTCGCAGCAAGTAGCGAATTCGTCTCGAACGGAAGACCTCGCTGCGATGCTTGTCCCATCCACGAAGCTGCAACACGCGAACTGAATGGCGCTTGCGCGCACGGTGTGCAGGCTTCACACCGGTCCGAAACGCCGCTGGTGATCTGATGGCACGCTCGAATGTTCTTTCCCAACCCCCTCGGGATGAAGCCGAACGCGACTTCCGCCTACGCTTCCTCGAAAGCCGTCGCGAAGGGTTCCAAGACTTCTTCAGCGAAGTGATGAGCCAGGCGTTTCCCAACGACTTCGTCCCTGTTCAACCACACGGCAGAGAGGGGGACTGGAAGTGCGATGGGTACCTGCGATCCAAACAGGAGGTATTCCAGGTCTACGCACCCGAGAACCTTCGCAACCGGGCGCGCCTCTTGGCCAAGATTGAAGCCGATTTCATCGGCGCCCTCGCCCATTGGGGAGCGCGGATGCGCCGCTGGACATTCGTGTTTAACGCGAATGGTCTGCCCTCATTCGCCGTGGAGAAACTAGAGTTCCTGCAGTTACAGCATCCAGCGGTGAAGGTCGGACACTGCGGCTACGAGGAACTCCTTCTGCTTTCGTCCACCAGAGCTGATACACGCGGTCCGCGTCCGGCGCAGGACGCACTCGAGCGCTACTGGGTCTGGCTAGAAGTACAGGCCGAGGAACCGCCGACAGCACCTCACCTTGTCCTGCTCCAGCGTGCGGACCTTCCGCTCCGGCTTGCATCCCCCCCCGAACTCGACCGGTGGGGCAATCTATCATCTGAAGCACTGTACAAAAAGGTCGCGGTGGGCGAGATCTGGGAGGTACCAGGGCCAGGGGCGCCGCCCGGCCGACTAACCGACTCCCACCTTCGGCTGTACCACTTCTTTCGTACCAGCAGGCGCACACTCGTGACCGGTGACTCTGGGAGTGGGAAGTCCACGCTGCTCCACCGCTTCGCGGCGGCACAAGCTCGCAGGCTTCGTCAGATCGGCCCCGGACACGGCCGGCGTCATACACCTGTGATCGCCGAACTTTGGAGGTTTTCTGATGAGGTCGGGCTCGTACAGTTGATCACCCACGCCCATGGGCTGGCGGAATCCGGGATTACCCCGGCGGAGGCACGCACGGCACTCGAACTCGGCTACTTCATCGTCCTCCTTGACGGAGTTGACGAGATCACCCAGCCGGAGCGCCGCCGCGCGTGCCTCGCAGAGATCGACCAACTCGTGGCGACTCACCCAAACATGCGGCTAGTCCTGACCAGCCGATTCATACCCCGTCCACCACCCGGCTTCGCGGAGGTCACGATCGGTCCGCTGGTATGGGATGATGTCGCACGCGCTGCAGCGACGATTCAGATGACTATGGGCAGCCCGGCCAATCCCAAGCGCGGCGATTTTGAAGTTCGACAACAGATTCGGCCCCAGTTTCTTTCGGTCTGCACCCGACCGCTCACCTTGGCGCTCGTGCTCTACGGGCTTACAAAGCAGCGCGCGGCATCGCGTAACCTCTTCGACCTCTACGACCAGACGTTCGCCGGACTCCTCGACTGGGAAGAGCGGAATGGAAGAACTCCTTCGGCGAGTCGTACAACAGCCGTCCTCGAGGCGGGAGCGTACGAACTTATGAAGATCTCGCCGGCCCAACTCGCGCTCCCCGCCTGGGCCGCACTCGCGGCCGGCGACCATGCCTCCACACGTGACCGTGTTGAGGCGGAGGATGCCCTTCGAGTGGCAGCATCGATAGGGTTGCTCCGTCTTGAAGCCGGCGTGCTATCCTTCGCCCATCGTTCCTATCAGGAATTCTATGCTGCCCGGCACATAGGGCTCAGCTTGAACCCTGTGGGCGACGCACTAAGTATTGACGTCGGCATCTTCCCGTACCTACTCGCTTCTAGTAAGGATCCAGAACCGCTCGTACGGCGACTGCTCGATGCCTCGCCAGATGTGTCGACGCTCGCGCATATCATACGTGAGACGTCTACAGAGAGCGCCAGTTGGAATGGCTTGGAAGATTTGCGCCGCGCTATCAATGCAGCGTTCGTTTTGGACGAGGCCGAGCAGGCGCCGTTGGGGTGGGATGAGGCGCTGATCCTCGGTGCCGCGCGACAGATCGCATCAGCATCCAAGAACTACTTCCCGAAGCTCGGGCCGCTCGTCTACAAAGCGGTCGGTGTCCTGCTCAGAAGGGGATACTGGTCTGCTTGGGAGGAGGCTCTTGTACTCCTCACACACGAACTCAGTGCGCACGACATTGGTGGGAGTGACCTCATCGCTCGCGCGCTCGCGCACACTAACCTCTCCTGCTGGGAGGATGAGACAGTGAATCACTCGGAATGGCAAAAATCCGAAGCCGCGTACCAGTTCGCAGTAGCTTGGAGCGAGCGGCGTCTAAGCGACGCCCGGCGGTACTTGGCTCGCATGGAGCGCGTCCCGCGGCGGCGTTCGCGACGATCGAACAAGAGCGCTACACCGCCGGTCTACAAGAGTCCTGAATGCCTGGACCTCTTCGAACAACGCGGTGACGCAGATTCAGCTTCTGATGATTGAGGATTGTGGTCTCCACTAGGTTAGGGGGTGATCGGTCGATCTCCCCCTCATGCCCTGTGTCAGACGCTTCAGATAGGATCGAGCAAACTGTCCGGAGAACTCACGCGCCTCGTAGCGGCGCCTTGAAGCCTTCCGGGAACAACGTGGACGCCTTCCGCGTCCGATGTTCCTCATCCAACACCCGCTGAGCGTCCCCGAGCCAGCGCTCTCCGTGGGGAGTAAGCTGAACGGCACGCCCTTCCACAGACTCCAGCAATCCGAGCTCCGTCATCAGGCTGAACGCGGGTCGGATTCGAGGTGGGTAGTAGAACCGGCTGTCGGGCGGCCTTCGCACAATCTCAAAGCCGTCATCGCCCATGGCGAGAAAGAAGCGGTAGGCGCGGCTCGCGAGTTTCTCCACCGCGACGCGGATCGCCTGCCCCAGAACGCAGCTCTCCATCACCCAGCCGAACGCCTCCTCGACGGGGCGATCCGCCTGTGCGTCAAACGCGCCGGAGAGTACCTCCAGGGAGATCCGGCCTGCCCCGCCACGAAGATGCGTCTGGCGGGCCCATTCTGGTACGCCAGGCCGGACCGTCCGCCAGTGGGCGGTGATGAGCAGGAGAAGCAGGATGGCGCCCCCCACGACCTCACCGCCCTCACCAGCGTGTTGTACCGCGTGGGAGAGCGATTCGAGGCCCCGCTCCTCATCGACTCCAGTCGGGTCATACCGATCGAGAAGCCGGCGCTGGGCGTCGCTCACGGACACACCGGAGAGCGATTCCCCCAGCCAGTCCAAGACGATCCCGGAATCTCGCGCGTTCTCCCACAGGCGCTGCGTGATGGTGCGCGTCGCCGCAGCCCTTCCTTCGGCGTGCAATCCCTGGATGACCGGAACCGCCGCATGGAGCAGCGCATAGAGCGCGACACGCTCATGCTCCCGCTCCTGGTAGCGCTGCCAGCGGGTCCACGTCTCCACCAAGTGGGGGGAGACTTCAGGTACGCGCCCGTCCGCGAAGCGTCCGGAGGTAAAGAGTGCGTGGAAATCCTCGGGCTCCAGAGGTGCTCCAGCCTGCCGAAGCAATTCCAAGAGGAGGGTGAGCGAACGCGCTCGGGCGCGGTCGGAGGCAAACAGGTCCGGGCGCTCTCGCCGGCTGCGCACGCGCAGGAGCAGGTCCGCGAGCAGTGCATTCTCCGGATCATCCACCGGAACGGGGCGCAGACAGAGCACGTCCGCGAACACCTGAATCACTCGCATGGGGACCGTGTCGGTCGGTGCCAGGAGCAGCCGGCGCTCCTCGTCCGCGCCGGGGACCGACTCGACTACCCGGTGGAACGCCTCCCCCAGCGGCACACCCGTGGAAAGGGTCAGGCTGAACGCGCGGCCGTCCGGCTCGGCACAGCCCAGCGCCAGGAAGCTCGCGCGGTAGTAAGCCGGCACGAAGGCGCTGGCGCGGAGCGCACGGCCCACGGGAACGGGGGCGGAGGGATTGTCCGAGCGGAGCGGGATGGTGCGGGCCTCGTCCACGCCAACGATCCCGTTCTTCCCAGGTTCGGCGTACAGAGTGGCGAACCGGAACAGGTTCTCCATCCGACCCAGCCACCAGGCCTGACGCTCCTCGGTGCGCGGAAAGGCCCCCGCTTCTGTCTGCTGGTGGAAGGTCCACAGCGCCCAGGCGAAGAAGGAGTAGTACCGTACGTTGACCGTGGCGCCGGTGAGCCCTGGCATCAGCTCATCGATGAAGCGCCGGCCCACGGGCTCGAGACCGAGCGGCGCGAGCCCGCGGTGCTCCTCCAGGCCACTGCCGCGCTGGGTCCAGCAGGGGAAGCTCATGCGCGGTCCACCTCCGTGGTGGCGAGAAGCATGTCGATCACGGCGCCGACGAGGGGACTCCGAAAGTCGAATGGAAGCAGAAAGCGGCTGCACTGCTGGCACTGCTGCACCTCCGCCGTGCGCAGCGCGGTTTCCGCGTCCGCAGTAGGGAGCGCCATGCTGCAGCCACCGCAACACAGCTGTCCGCTCGCGCCGATGAAAAGGGGGGCGACCGCCGGTGGCCGCCGGGCGAGCAGTCGCTCGAAGGTCCGCTGGACGGGCTGGGGAGGCGGGGTGATATCACCAGTGACCGTGTAGTGGAGCTTCCCCTCCTGGCGGGCAATCAACGGGGCCCAGGCTGCGGCCAGCCGGAGCAGCGCAGCGGGACCATGAGCCGGGGTGAGTAGTTCCTCTAGGATGGCGTCCGCGTGCGGAGCGCCCGGCGACGTCGCGATTGCCCGTGCGTACTCGCGGAGCGCGCCCATCCATCCTTCGGTGTGCTGCTCGGTCCGAACTCCGGAAACGAACTGAAAGCCTGCGAGCAGGGATGCCTCCGCCCCAGCGGTCCACTCCGGATCACTACACGGAAGCGCCAGGGTGGCGCCTAACAGCGCCGCCATGGGCACCGAGGTCGCACGCGACGACCAGACCCGCACCATCTCCTTCCGTGTCGCTGGGTGCATCCAGGCCTGCGCCATCCACCCGTGCGGGGCACCCAGCGCAAAGCCTTCCAGGGCGAATGCACGGTGGAACCAATGGCGGAGGAAGGCGAGAACCTCCTGCTGCTGGTCCGTCTCGTTCGACTCGAGGCGCAGATACAGAAAGAACGCAAAGTCTGCGAGTGCCAGGGTCAGCCGGCCGCGTGCCGAGATCTGGACGGGTGCATTCGGAGGAGGTGTGATCTCCTCACCGATCTCCCACAGGCGCTTGACCAATGCGCGAACATCGGAGGCCCGGAGCGGCGGGATCACCTCCACGGTGGGCTCGTCATCCGCCTCACGGTCAGCCGTCGTGTCGTCCGGCCGCCGTAGATCTCCACGCGAATCGCCATCCTCCGAGTCGAGCTGCCCGCGCCACGCCGCGCGGAGGCTCGCGACGATCCGTTCGAGGAGCGCACCCGGCTCCGAGGTGCTGGACGTGCCTCCCGGGGATCCGCCCTCCCCGGGTGTGATGCCGGCTACCCAGCGCTCGGACGGCACCCGCGGGTCTGCGCGCCCTCCGGCACCGCCCCTGCTGGCCTCTCCCATAGCCGCCGCGGCGGTGAGAGATGACGTCTGGATTTCCGCGACCTGGGACGCAAGGCGGGCAAGCAGATCGCTCACCCGGAGCAGGTCTCCCGCCTCGGCCCACATCCCTCGGCGTTCCACACTACGAAGTGCCCGGCGGAGCGCCCGCTCGTCCG contains:
- a CDS encoding Druantia anti-phage system protein DruA encodes the protein MPTAPDRLSVEVRRFRPSLNVGHQQSIIEVVSALSGVAAGDPLEPIERAIEDANRRQKLLYGEGIPSEALLPTVAYGTALRLLRDLILQGWHADVDEEGVYLLPPEVAVPGIDPSRAKTAVRHSFNFARQAQLADPATARFIRDMERRGISTLFETGADLAERLELAHQTGNLDDTINPLLQEVTPTAVDENTGIRLQDVWRYARHLWSIPYQSTPGRNMYYLVRDAASENQPIIGIAALGNAVLGLAQRDEALGWSVASLRRRLAKADARERTVLAHRIVDTLHSAINDVYHADLVPELRHTAEVVERLREIEQEAAARQQRAQERARDERTAEYHFIRDAHTALEAGKIDAVDWVALAKTDLYTKKRAGILATLIRALIVLQKYDVTRNSDALLQLLARDEGKQAADVAIRQIKVRAIAENVMEVITCGAVAPYGVVLGGKLVAMLLASPKVVSDFRARYSGRASLIASAMKAAPVYRDPDLVLLTTSSLYSVGSSQYNRIKIPTDDPRGGWVEYEQIGMTDSFGTVHIAPDTAESLRQVATLSTARRSVNHLFGEGISPKLRTIRNGMEVLGLPSDVFLRHHSPRLLFAVKLARNTDDVLLGLDDSPEYFLEDDPSRVAPKVARAWRDRWFRPRATRPETMQRLRELGRDPIRISHDVEAAENEARRNAHVPLLLGPLAATGQFVNRDTPLVFIEKLYRSANSYADRLTPEELDWINVDLGLEDYLVHQVGRGKQVIVTGNPGDGKTHLIERVRTRLEQLGAVVLTDANALSDSEVLHAWRTCANEGRPFVLAINEWPLFVLRRQALEIGFLAVDEAVRQVQEAVRYTGPEPRGPEQDVVVVDLNLRNLLSPAVIRQALERLTQERFYSDLPADDPALRNRAALREPRVQERLIHMLDLVAKRTPHVSMRHLMGFLAYLITGGQSVVERLASQGSGRFHYTSLAFEGGEGRLFEQIKATFDPARLTHPEHDFDLWRGTSDPSGWLDPSSPPAAPQQFHPDEREAAYTALKRRFFFEHERGIDLLLLVPADEVEFDQLVEKGESNNQAIVRDLILGLNHFFDPEGAETDRDDLVLWQSHRFDVRPPDTFVALHRIGHRYFRIESVRYAEWVGEWLPADQRMVRSFALVAVADDPVNRREVAHLVVDRTLYLTLRDAERGLSRASWSGSATRKVTRFIDRLHQLATDASAVEDLRVRNVAAGLERRFEIQHEPPRYRL